The Bradyrhizobium barranii subsp. barranii genome segment TCTCATGGCCAAGATCGGTCGCCCGCGTCTCCATCGCCGTCATCAACTGCAAGCCGAGGCCCAGGCGCTGGAACGCATCGGCGACCGAGATGGCAAACTCGCCATGCCGTGCAGTGGCATCATAGGCGTAGTTCGCTTCGCCGATGATGGTGTGCTGCCCTCCCTGCCTGACTTCGGCAAGCAGGGTGAAATGATCGGGACGGCCCGTCCTCGCCACGCATTCGGCCGCGACCAGGGCGAAGTAGGTACGCGCGCCCATGAAGCGCTTGTTGCGTGACGCCGTGGACAGGCCGGTGAAATAGACCGACAGGTTCTCGACGTCGGATACGCTGGCGGTCCTGATGCAGACCATGCCCCTCGCTTCGGCCAGTTCGAGCGCCTCGACGACGGCTCCCGGAAACAACAGTGACATGCGTGATGCTCTCGGCAGGTTGCGTGGCTCGCACACCTAACCGAGGCCGCGCTTCCGCGACTTGGACACCACTGCCAATCATGCGGCTGAAAACGAACAGCTCGTTGTCCCGTGCCGTACATCACACACGGGAGAGTGACGGCACCTCGTCGGGCATGATCGCCTGGAGGCCGCCGAAGCGGCGCTCGCGGCCGTGGAAGGACGCCAGAGCCGCGGAGAGATCGCCCGCGTCGAATTCGGGCCACATCCGCTCGGTGAAGTGCAGCTCGGCATAGGCGCCTTCCCAGAGCAGGAAGTCCGACAGCCGCTTCTCGCCGGAGGTGCGGATGATGAGATCGACGTCGCGAAGGCCGGCTTCGCCGGTGACGAGCTGCGAGAAGGCTTCGCGGGTGAGGCTCGTCAGTGCCGCCGCCTTCGCTGCGGCGTTGAGGATGGCGTCGCGCGCGGAATAGTCGACCGCGATGCGCAGGTGAAGCGCGCTGCCGTGCGCCGTGGCGTCCTCCGCGCGCGCGATCGCATTGGCGATGCCGTCGGGCAGACGGTCGCGTCGACCGATCACGGTGAGGCGCACGCCGTTCCTGGCGAGGCTCTGCACCTCGTTGGCGAGATAGAAGCGCAGCAGCGTCATCAGCGCGGCGACTTCGGTCTTCGGCCTGCGCCAATTGTCGGTGGAAAAGGCGTAGAGCGTCAGCGTCCCGATGCCCTGCTTGGGTGCGGCCTCGACGATGCGGCGGATCGCCTCCACGCCGGCCTCGTGGCCGCGCAGGCGCGACAGGCCGCGGCGCGTCGCCCACCGGCCGTTGCCGTCCATGATGATGCCGACGTGAAGCTTCTCGTTGCGAGAGGTCATGTCGCTTTGCATTGCAAAGTCTCCGGTCAAAAAAGGGGGATCAGGTCGAGATGATGCCGAGACGGCCGAGCGGCGGCGCGTCGCGGCCGGCGGCCTTGGCGGCGTCGCGCACCAGCCGCTCGAGCACGGCGAGATAGTCGAGGAAGCGGCGGCGACCGGCCTTGGTCAGGCGGCAGGTGGTGTGCGGGCGGTTGCCCTCATAGCCTTTGGTCACCTCGACGAGGCCGGCCTCCTGGAGCACGGCGAGATGCCGGCTGAGATTGCCGTCGGTGAGGCCGCAGAGCTGCTTGAGGTCGGCGAACGCCAGACCCTTCGGATGCGCCATCAGCGAGGTCAGAAGCCCGAGCCTCGCCTTCTCGTGGATGACGCGGTCGAGCCCTTCATAGGAGAAGGGTGCGCTGTCAGTCTTCGACATCATGGTCTCCGGACGCGAAATACAGAATGCCCGCCATCACCGACTGCCCGATCACGAAGGGCAGCCCCATGGTCCACGGCGATAGCGTGTGAGTCCGGCTCGCGAGCACCACGACCGCGAAGCCGGAAATAAAATACCAGGCGCCGGCGAGCGCGACGGTGCGCGGCAGCGAGCGGACGGAAGCGAAAATGCCGAGCGACACGAGGATCTGCCACAGGCCGGGCAACAGCCACAGCGTCTCGCTCGCGAACTTCCACATCACCACCGCGAGCAGCACGCCGGCGACGCCTGCGGGCAGGAACTGCTCGACCGCTTGATGGATCATGGCATCGGCCAGGCCCGAGTGATGGCGGCGCGAGCGCGCGCGCATCTCGATGCCGATCATCAGAACGGAGAGCACCGCGGCCATGAACCAGCCGAAGAAGAAGCCGACCGGCTCGCTTGTGGGATCGCCGAGCAGCCAGAATTGGAGGATTGCGGTAAGAAGCGCGACGGCGCCCGTCGCAGCGATCGTCGCCGGGCCATAGCCGCGGAACGCCGTGCCCGCCGCAATCTGGTTGCGGATCGCCACGATGTCGGCCAGTGCCTTGTCGAGATCGCGCATTGGCAACGCCAAAACCCCGCTCCG includes the following:
- a CDS encoding GNAT family N-acetyltransferase, whose protein sequence is MSLLFPGAVVEALELAEARGMVCIRTASVSDVENLSVYFTGLSTASRNKRFMGARTYFALVAAECVARTGRPDHFTLLAEVRQGGQHTIIGEANYAYDATARHGEFAISVADAFQRLGLGLQLMTAMETRATDLGHEMIAAETARTNAEMRGLAKKAGFRDTGLGDWQSVHLAKRLSR
- a CDS encoding di-trans,poly-cis-decaprenylcistransferase, whose amino-acid sequence is MQSDMTSRNEKLHVGIIMDGNGRWATRRGLSRLRGHEAGVEAIRRIVEAAPKQGIGTLTLYAFSTDNWRRPKTEVAALMTLLRFYLANEVQSLARNGVRLTVIGRRDRLPDGIANAIARAEDATAHGSALHLRIAVDYSARDAILNAAAKAAALTSLTREAFSQLVTGEAGLRDVDLIIRTSGEKRLSDFLLWEGAYAELHFTERMWPEFDAGDLSAALASFHGRERRFGGLQAIMPDEVPSLSRV
- a CDS encoding winged helix-turn-helix domain-containing protein, with protein sequence MSKTDSAPFSYEGLDRVIHEKARLGLLTSLMAHPKGLAFADLKQLCGLTDGNLSRHLAVLQEAGLVEVTKGYEGNRPHTTCRLTKAGRRRFLDYLAVLERLVRDAAKAAGRDAPPLGRLGIIST